Proteins encoded together in one Candidatus Binatia bacterium window:
- a CDS encoding septum formation initiator family protein has product MPTLEALRRYWLAIALFALAAILLVSAATSERGLARVLQLERELEATNERNFRLVQEISELREQQALLRTDDRTLERLARRHLSMVRPGEVLYHVPPPADEAADAAKNEKEGPDAPPARTR; this is encoded by the coding sequence GTGCCAACCCTCGAAGCCCTGCGGCGCTACTGGCTCGCGATCGCGCTGTTCGCGCTCGCGGCGATCCTGCTCGTGTCGGCCGCGACCAGCGAGCGCGGGCTGGCGCGCGTGCTGCAGCTCGAGCGCGAGCTCGAGGCAACCAACGAGCGAAACTTCCGCCTGGTGCAGGAGATCAGCGAGCTGCGCGAGCAGCAGGCGCTGCTGCGCACCGACGACCGGACGCTCGAGCGCCTGGCGCGGCGTCACCTGAGCATGGTGCGCCCCGGCGAGGTGCTCTACCACGTGCCGCCGCCCGCGGACGAAGCCGCAGACGCGGCCAAGAACGAGAAGGAAGGCCCCGACGCTCCGCCCGCGCGCACGCGCTGA